Below is a genomic region from Argiope bruennichi chromosome 3, qqArgBrue1.1, whole genome shotgun sequence.
TACAAACCAGCTGCGCCAGTCTGTGCTTTCGAAAGTAAAATTCAAGTGCGCAATATCTTTGGCAACTAAAGAAAGTACCTGGCAGAAATTCTTAACTTAAAAAAGCACCTCTAACATTGTCGGTCGCAGTGAGAAAAGGTGCTTGGAGCATTTGAAAGAAGCACTAAGCAGGAATTTTTAACTTAtgaaacatcctacggcttcgccaTCAATGGGGAGAGAGAATTTAGTAGCTTTGCTAGTACATTAAAATGAAGGATTTCAAAGATAATAGAAACagcaaagggaaaaaataaaataattcctaataGATAACGTAAAAGATCCCTTtagtaaaaagcaattttaaaaaataaatatatacctaATCGGTTCAACTAATACTTCATTTAggcaaaaaatgtcgaaatttctGTAGAAAAAGCAGTTTGAACAATCATTAACTTATCGAATTATCATTGGAAGTCCACGGAAAGAACAACAAATTGTAAAGAATGTCGTTAGaatgaaaagataatattaaaatgaaaaactgtgaATTAAAGACAAACGATTTCGAAAAACTGGAgcagatatttttcatatttttactttctgttctGACAAAATTCGTGagcagattattttaattaaaattaagtcagtAAGAATTgcaaaaggataaatattatCTGCTCATCTTTTATCTTAAAAGTAACGCTAGATTGTTTTATTagcaataataatgttttcaattataatattaatttaattaaattttttaatcgatgTTCATCTGCCAATCATTTgtaatttccatttttcagaAGATTATTATAGTAAATGCACAACTCAGCAAGCGAAAAATACCGTAAACAGATAAGTAATTTTCCTAGCGTTTTAATGTTTTGTGGAGTATTGACGACAAAATGAGATCTCATTTaactagaaatttaaatttttgaaataatctagTTTTAGctgtattattaaaacattttactgcCTAAAAAATAACGAACGTTTAGAGCAGTATAGCCGAACTGGCCCTTGTGCCATTAATCTAAGCCAAACCAAAACAAAGCAATCAACATTAAGTAAGAATAAAagataaagcataaaaattaatatgccaATATTTCAAGTTAACAAAAGTTTATTaagcaattaattcattttctaccAGTGAAAGTATTGAATttggtacttattaattaatggtgaagGAGCCAAGAATCGCCAAATGCAGCACTTACCAGACGAAAACAAGAATCACTTTACGTTGTTTATACGAAGTTTGCAAGAAGAAAATCGTATTTTCACCAACTTATCGCCAATACCtcaccattaattaataaatacaattaatctCAGTAGATAATTCTGttagatttttacatttaatttatgtaattttaggTAGGTTATTATAGGAATTTTtcattacagtatttaaaaacagGGAAATGGTTGTGTTCTCCCTCTTTCTATTCTTTCCCTcgttaaattctattatttttttaaattttgttttagaattccAGAAAACAATGGTTCGTCATccagaacataaatttttgaaagagatgacagaaaaacaaaataaaatgtatgaaaaaatgttGGCATCCAGAGGACAATCAAAGCATCTACAAAACAGGTAATGCTTAGAATGTTAAGTATCGATATGATGTATTTATTGTTTTcgtacttattaattaacggtgAAGTTTTGGCGATTCGTTGGCAAAAATAAACAACATGATGAAAAACATGAAGCAATATGGCGAAGAATTTGGTTTGGTGCTATATTTGGCGAATTTGGATGTTTCaccgttaattaataaataccatTGTTTAAATAGGCTGAAAATTTCAGTTTAGTAAAtgttacaaatacaaatattttcgaaCTAGCATACGCTTCGttgctttaaaagttatttgcGAAATCATGCATAAATTACTTTTCACGCAACCCTTTTATAGATtccatatatttgattttttttactaccaTTGCGAgtgctgaaaaataaattccatatttataCTAATACGCTTGAGCTGTGAAAGTAAAAGCTGCTATTAAAATTTGGATGAAAACTTCGCAAATATCAAAATGACAGTAAAACAATATTCTGATAACATCTATTCCTTCATAGTGATGAcgaaaacttcataaaaatatctccgaatctttcattttcattttccccaTGATGGCTGAAGTAAGCATTGTAAGAATTCCTCCTTACAATTTCAACTATTCTCATCTGAGTTTTGCTATGTGTGACTGAACTTTTAAACTGGAGTATTGAAAGCAATGTTTCACGTCTCGCAAGATTTCACAACCTTTGCTGGATGATGATATAACTTTTCTGCATGATGACCTAATTCTGGGGACCACCATATTAAGAACTATCGTTTCTTATTCCGTTtcagattaagaaaataattagtaattgttaaattttatgcctttttatatCCAGAAACAGCGAGGAAATTCATTTATGGCAGGTGTtcattagaaaagtaattttagttCCTACTAATTAACATTGAAAGACTGTCGATTCTTTAGTGAATATAAACAACCAAACAAGagttagttttatttaaagttatgcTAGGATTACACTCGGcaagttataagacggccagtaggcagcacATGCGTAGAAAGGAACTGATTTATGTCACTAAAATGTCACTGATTATGGCGtcactgaaattatttttcactgcatatcgtattaaaatgatggatatctACACAAAGAAatatggagaaataaaaaaaaaaatggtcaagatgccaaaatttgggaaattataggaaaaaaatggcaaataaaatgaaagaaaacacagCCTCTCATCAGAAAGAATAAGGAGCAACAAATATCGGAATTAAtctgataagtgatcaattttttccaAGCCAAAAAAATCCAcgaaattctacaaacgcatgcgcagtaaggaAAACAAATACAATACAGCGccatgttgttgtcccgtcgggacaataaCTTGCTATGGGCAGAACAGCATTTTTCaacctttctacgcatgcgctgcttaCTGGTAGTCTCATAAGTGCCCGAGTGTATACCCGGCATTAAATAGATGTTTGTTTTCATCTCTTAAATTAGAAACTCGCTCAAGCGCGCCCATAAGGTTGAAATGCTAGTTTGGTTTTGATGTTACATTTGACGAGTTTTAGCTCtttcaatgttatttaattagtgccaaaattttattttttatttccaaaatattctgAAATCACAATCGTAAAAGTGTCTCATTGATGCCTTCACAGAGAATATTGCTAATCTGAAGTTTGATCCTTGCAAGCTTAAAAATTGTTTGCCGGAGATTTGGAAAGCTATTTAtagatatagaaaatatttactctTAAGAACTAGATTGCAAATACAGCTTATccaaattgtaattataattacaaaaaattcatggtttattcaattttatttccgtatttcCTAGTATTATTTTTAAGGTGTTTATAACATAGACTTGTAACTCTATATCTGCTAAGGTCTTTAAAATTGTTAGTAAAGTATCAAAATTAgcttaaaattgtagattttattaataagttcGTGAAATATCAAATTAGCTTAGAAGGGTAGGTTTCATTAAACAGTTATCTCACACTATCTCATGTGTTCTCATGAATTTtagtttgtatttatattttcatccCTACATAAcgtttctttttatgttttcacagacatataattgaaatttttatatatgatccAGTAAAACTAGATATTTTTACCTGGATATAATTTTTTGTAGGAAACCAATAGTCTTAGTCGGGTTGCTCCCTTTTGATCCACGAAATATCGGCAAGATGATCCCAAGATCACAACCTACTTTCCCAAATAGATTTCGAAGACCATTTATGCCAGCGCCACAATGTCCAAAATGCCAGTCTGAGAGGAATGGAAACTATGACTCACACAGCCGAGAAGAAATCTGCGATTATTGTAACAAAACGATTTCTTATCAAGCCTATCGAGTTTGTGATTGTGGCTGTCGCCCAGTTGTGCCTGGGCAACCGATTCCAGCATATATTTCGAGGATGATGGGTTTTGGAGATCAAGATTTCAGCATGAATAACACAAAACCAGGGAAGGTAAAGGGCAGTCCAGAGACTCTCTTTTTCGAAACGTATCATGGTGAAGATTAGAATGGactcttattaatatatttaaatgattgaaaataaaattaattgaaattaaactaaagATGCATGagttattttgcttaaataagtGAACAAATTTAATGTTTCTGTACAACTCCAGGtagtttattttatagataatccGCAATGCGTTGTtgattattcagaaataaaacaatattattcaaatacaGAAGACACGAAAGAATGATACGCAGTTAGATTGTCAGTTAATTATTAACAATAGTTTAGTCTTAAGGCTTAGGATGTATGTGCACCGCTCGTTCAGCTAATAATGTTTCGGTACAGTTCATCGTCTGGTGGCACTGTTGTTAATGACAATGCATTTAAGTCTATCTGTCTGGTAGATTTTCCGTAGTTGTAATGTGAATGCTGTCA
It encodes:
- the LOC129962821 gene encoding uncharacterized protein LOC129962821 produces the protein MVRHPEHKFLKEMTEKQNKMYEKMLASRGQSKHLQNRKPIVLVGLLPFDPRNIGKMIPRSQPTFPNRFRRPFMPAPQCPKCQSERNGNYDSHSREEICDYCNKTISYQAYRVCDCGCRPVVPGQPIPAYISRMMGFGDQDFSMNNTKPGKVKGSPETLFFETYHGED